From Gammaproteobacteria bacterium:
GGAAAGAACGGCTGAATTTATGTTTAGAGATACGCCGGTGCGCCAACAGGAAAAATATTTCCTGGTTCGTCTGCCGCAGTGGGAACAGACGCCGGTGGTCGCCGATGCGCACCGGCAAGAAGGCATTCTGAATACCCGCTGGTGGACCGTGACCGACATGGAGCACAGCGTGGAAACTATTTTTCCGGAAGGGTTGGCAAAAAAAATGCGATCGATCGATACATCCGACTAATACTGCCGACAACCGCCTGCTCTATTTTAAAAAATCGACGCCGCCCTCAGTCACATCGCCACGATTGTCGTTGTCACCGTGCGCGCGCACATGCTGGTGTACCAGCTCGGCAAACTGTATCTCCGACACCGGTTTGCTGAAGTAAAAGCCCTGCATCTCATCGCACGCATGGTCGCGTAGAAATTTCTGCTGCTCCGGTGTCTCAACACCTTCGGCGACCACGGTCAAGCTCAAGGTTTTACCCATGGCAATGATCGCTTCGGTGATGGCGTTGTCTTCCGGATGCAGGGGAATCTCGCGAATGAACGAGCGATCGACCTTGAGGGTGTCGATCGGAAAACGTTTTATCTGTGCCAGCG
This genomic window contains:
- a CDS encoding NUDIX domain-containing protein, with amino-acid sequence MELAQRKAARLVIVDPHGRTLLFQYERSTTERFWVTPGGGLEDGETFEQAAVREAHEELGVAHISLEPLWERTAEFMFRDTPVRQQEKYFLVRLPQWEQTPVVADAHRQEGILNTRWWTVTDMEHSVETIFPEGLAKKMRSIDTSD